From a region of the Flavobacterium branchiarum genome:
- a CDS encoding lysoplasmalogenase family protein — protein sequence MKANTPSLILYFLSLTFAIIFDFLEEDFIGMYAKAIVVPSIFIYYLITTNYKINLIQGLIFALCFTGEVFSLMEVDATEFGSLFCFLSVYLLFLKLIFDDNRKIKLRKNDILPVAIVVLFILYLLISVLGLQYEKIKEYHFIYTVYGIVLSMLGCISFISYISKGTYLTLLLTIMTACFIFSDVFFIFNQSFDHSIVLVLIRDVTQMLAYYFMVRYFIQKRIENIRVRN from the coding sequence ATGAAAGCTAATACCCCCTCATTAATCCTTTACTTTTTATCGTTAACATTTGCAATTATCTTTGATTTCTTGGAAGAAGATTTTATAGGTATGTATGCAAAGGCAATTGTTGTGCCTTCAATATTTATATATTATCTTATAACGACCAATTATAAGATAAATTTAATTCAGGGACTTATTTTTGCCTTATGTTTTACAGGAGAGGTATTTAGTTTAATGGAGGTTGATGCCACAGAGTTTGGCTCTCTTTTTTGTTTTTTATCAGTCTATTTATTGTTTTTGAAACTAATTTTTGATGATAATCGAAAAATAAAACTAAGAAAAAACGACATATTGCCAGTAGCAATAGTCGTTCTTTTCATTTTATATTTATTGATTTCTGTCTTGGGTTTACAATATGAGAAAATCAAAGAATATCATTTTATTTATACTGTGTATGGGATTGTGTTAAGTATGTTAGGATGTATTTCATTTATTAGTTATATATCCAAAGGTACCTATTTAACACTTTTGCTGACGATAATGACAGCTTGTTTTATCTTTTCGGATGTCTTTTTTATATTTAATCAATCTTTTGATCATTCAATAGTATTAGTGCTAATTCGAGATGTAACTCAAATGTTAGCTTACTATTTTATGGTAAGATATTTTATCCAAAAAAGAATAGAAAACATTCGAGTAAGAAATTAA
- a CDS encoding OmpA family protein — MKKYYILSLLFSFVSVLAQTNLKKADALFRNYSYVDAAKAYEECLENIKKPSVQTLKNAADSYYFTSDNRNALKWYQKVYELQGDNLPDIYYLRYIQSMKGVMDYDNADKITKEYLNKKGDQKEIDKYVYQKKLLDSLSKNKSLYTVQNIAINTNKSDFGTAFYKDKVVFTSARDTTNFDKKLYNWNKQPFLSLFVAERSAVDGNLFNETIFIPNVMTKYHEATVTFSPDWKTMYYTTNILKNNKLVVDESRINNFQIIKGTVEDNKLVKSEKVFFDSDKYSVGHPNLSDDGRLLFFASDMPGGYGETDLYVVRIAVDGTMSSPQNLGPTINTIGNDVFPFYRNGILYFSSDGHYGLGDLDIYESKLLDGLNFSVPRNLGAPINSNKDDFSFIIDSKDNYGYISSNRAQGKGDDDIYYFTKGKPICNQLISGKAINLKTKTGISDTFILVYDVYDTVITETKTDVDGNYTLEVPCSKRVKITANKPNYSGDEKYVETTKENNATIKEVNFYLNNYDDLVVKKEGIEKVDINPIFFEYNKFDINPQAATELDKVVFVMQKFPKIKIKIESHTDSRGKDAYNLKLSDERAKATEDYILSKGIDVSRIVSAIGYGETRLVNKCSNGVKCTEEEHFANRRSDFIITEK, encoded by the coding sequence ATGAAAAAATATTATATACTTAGCTTGCTATTCAGCTTTGTATCTGTTTTAGCACAAACAAATTTAAAAAAGGCCGATGCCTTATTTAGAAATTATTCTTATGTAGATGCTGCAAAAGCATACGAAGAGTGTTTGGAAAATATCAAAAAACCATCAGTTCAAACTTTAAAAAATGCCGCTGATTCCTATTATTTTACTTCAGATAATCGGAATGCTTTAAAGTGGTATCAAAAAGTATATGAATTACAAGGAGATAATTTACCAGATATCTATTATCTAAGGTATATTCAGTCAATGAAAGGAGTTATGGATTATGATAACGCTGATAAAATAACCAAAGAATATTTAAACAAAAAAGGAGACCAAAAGGAAATTGATAAATATGTTTATCAAAAGAAATTATTAGACAGTTTGTCCAAAAACAAATCCCTTTATACTGTGCAAAATATTGCTATTAATACCAATAAGTCTGATTTTGGAACTGCTTTTTATAAAGATAAGGTGGTATTTACATCAGCTAGAGACACAACTAATTTTGATAAAAAGTTATATAATTGGAATAAACAACCCTTCTTGAGCTTATTTGTTGCAGAAAGGAGTGCTGTTGATGGTAATTTGTTTAACGAAACAATTTTCATTCCTAATGTAATGACTAAATATCATGAGGCTACAGTAACATTTAGTCCCGATTGGAAAACAATGTATTATACAACAAACATTCTCAAGAATAATAAATTAGTTGTTGATGAATCTAGAATAAACAATTTTCAAATTATAAAAGGAACTGTAGAAGATAATAAATTAGTTAAAAGTGAAAAGGTATTCTTTGATAGTGATAAATATTCAGTAGGGCACCCAAATCTAAGTGATGATGGTAGATTGTTGTTTTTTGCATCAGATATGCCAGGTGGATATGGAGAGACCGATTTGTATGTAGTACGAATTGCTGTTGATGGCACCATGAGTTCGCCACAAAATTTAGGACCAACAATTAATACAATTGGAAATGATGTTTTTCCTTTTTATAGAAATGGAATACTTTATTTTTCTTCAGATGGACACTATGGGTTAGGTGATTTAGATATATATGAAAGTAAACTCTTGGATGGATTGAATTTCTCCGTTCCTAGAAATTTAGGAGCCCCAATAAACAGTAATAAGGATGATTTTTCATTTATAATCGATTCAAAAGATAATTATGGTTACATATCATCAAATCGTGCACAAGGTAAAGGAGATGATGATATTTATTATTTTACCAAAGGAAAGCCAATTTGTAATCAACTTATTTCAGGAAAAGCAATAAATCTAAAAACTAAAACGGGGATAAGTGATACATTTATTTTAGTGTATGATGTTTATGATACAGTTATAACCGAAACTAAAACGGATGTTGATGGAAATTATACATTAGAAGTACCATGTAGCAAGAGGGTCAAAATAACAGCTAATAAGCCAAATTACAGTGGAGATGAAAAATATGTAGAAACAACAAAAGAAAATAATGCCACTATAAAAGAGGTTAATTTCTATCTAAATAATTATGACGATTTAGTAGTTAAAAAAGAGGGAATAGAAAAAGTAGATATTAATCCTATCTTCTTTGAATACAACAAGTTTGATATTAATCCGCAAGCAGCTACAGAACTAGATAAAGTTGTGTTTGTGATGCAAAAATTCCCTAAGATTAAAATTAAAATTGAGTCACATACGGATTCAAGAGGTAAAGATGCATACAACTTGAAACTCTCAGATGAACGAGCCAAGGCAACAGAAGATTATATCCTTTCAAAAGGAATCGATGTCTCAAGAATTGTTAGTGCAATTGGTTATGGAGAAACAAGATTGGTAAATAAATGTAGCAATGGAGTTAAATGTACTGAAGAAGAGCATTTTGCCAACAGGCGTTCCGATTTTATTATAACAGAGAAATAA
- the ligA gene encoding NAD-dependent DNA ligase LigA: MNIKDSIQALRDELNAHNYNYYVLDNATISDYDFDIKLKQLQELEKQHPEFFDENSPTQRVGGMITKNFQTVAHEYRMYSLDNSYSKEDLIDWETRIQKVLGNVDLQYTCELKYDGASISITYENGKLKRAVTRGDGFQGDDVTNNIKTIKSIPLQLKGDYPPVFAIRGEIILPFAGFEKMNQDLIEIGETPYSNPRNTASGSLKLQDSAEVAKRPLECLLYFVTGNNLPFKTQFEGLELARKWGFKVPLEAKLANNLQEVFDFIDYWDIHRHELPYETDGVVVKVNSIQHQEELGYTAKSPRWAIAYKFKSERVSTKLNSISYQVGRTGAITPVANLEPVQLAGTIVKRASLHNADQIEKLDIRVNDTVFVEKGGEIIPKIIAVDLTQREADAIPTKYITHCPECDTELVRSEGEANHYCPNFYGCPPQIIGRIQHYISRKAMDIEGLGGETVALLFNNGLVHNYADLYELTVEQILPLERMAQKSAENLVKGVENSKKIPFENVLFALGIRFVGETVAKKLAKHYKNIDALSQATLMDLVLVDEIGERIAKSVIEFFENDENKEIIKRLKGYGVQFEIVEKINPNATTKFEGKTFVVSGVFSKFSRDDIKKTIEDNGGKVGSSISAKTDFVVAGENMGPAKLEKANKLNIPIISEDDFITKLNES, from the coding sequence ATGAATATTAAGGATTCCATACAAGCTTTAAGGGACGAATTAAATGCACATAATTACAATTATTATGTGCTTGATAATGCTACAATATCAGATTATGATTTTGATATAAAATTAAAGCAACTTCAGGAATTAGAGAAACAACATCCAGAGTTTTTTGATGAAAATTCACCAACACAACGTGTAGGAGGTATGATCACAAAAAACTTTCAGACAGTTGCTCATGAATATCGTATGTATTCCCTAGATAATTCCTATTCAAAAGAAGACTTAATAGACTGGGAAACTAGAATTCAAAAAGTATTAGGTAATGTAGATTTACAATATACTTGCGAATTAAAATATGATGGAGCTTCGATAAGTATTACCTATGAAAACGGAAAATTAAAACGAGCAGTTACTCGTGGAGATGGATTTCAAGGTGATGATGTAACAAACAATATCAAAACAATAAAATCGATTCCGTTGCAATTAAAAGGAGATTATCCACCCGTTTTTGCAATTCGAGGAGAAATAATATTACCATTCGCAGGATTCGAAAAAATGAATCAGGATTTAATAGAAATAGGAGAAACCCCTTATTCAAATCCAAGAAATACAGCTTCAGGAAGTTTAAAGCTACAAGATAGTGCCGAGGTAGCAAAAAGACCTTTAGAGTGTTTACTCTATTTTGTAACAGGAAATAATTTGCCATTCAAAACCCAGTTTGAAGGATTAGAATTGGCAAGAAAATGGGGTTTCAAAGTGCCCCTTGAAGCAAAATTGGCAAACAATCTACAAGAAGTATTCGATTTCATAGATTATTGGGACATTCATCGTCATGAGTTACCTTATGAAACAGATGGAGTAGTTGTAAAAGTAAATAGTATACAGCATCAAGAAGAGCTAGGTTATACAGCAAAATCACCTCGTTGGGCAATTGCATATAAATTTAAATCAGAGCGCGTTTCAACTAAATTAAACTCAATCTCTTATCAAGTAGGAAGAACAGGAGCAATTACTCCAGTAGCCAACTTAGAGCCAGTACAATTAGCTGGAACAATTGTAAAACGAGCCTCTTTGCATAATGCAGATCAAATAGAAAAATTAGACATTAGAGTAAACGATACCGTATTTGTAGAAAAAGGAGGAGAAATAATTCCTAAAATAATTGCAGTCGATTTAACACAAAGAGAAGCAGACGCAATACCCACAAAATACATCACGCATTGTCCAGAATGTGATACCGAATTGGTAAGGTCAGAAGGAGAAGCAAATCATTACTGCCCTAATTTTTATGGATGTCCACCACAGATTATTGGTAGAATCCAGCACTATATTTCAAGAAAAGCAATGGATATTGAAGGACTTGGAGGAGAAACAGTCGCTTTACTTTTTAATAATGGTTTAGTACATAATTATGCAGACTTATATGAGCTAACAGTAGAGCAAATTCTACCACTAGAAAGAATGGCGCAAAAGTCAGCAGAAAACCTAGTAAAAGGAGTAGAGAATTCTAAAAAAATCCCATTTGAGAACGTCTTGTTTGCACTTGGAATTCGATTTGTAGGAGAAACTGTTGCTAAAAAATTAGCGAAACATTATAAAAATATAGATGCTTTGAGCCAAGCTACATTAATGGATTTGGTTCTAGTAGATGAAATAGGCGAACGTATTGCGAAAAGCGTTATAGAGTTTTTTGAGAATGACGAGAATAAAGAAATTATTAAACGCTTAAAAGGCTACGGAGTTCAATTTGAGATAGTAGAAAAAATAAACCCTAATGCGACTACTAAATTTGAAGGAAAGACATTTGTTGTCTCAGGAGTGTTTTCTAAATTCTCAAGAGACGACATCAAAAAAACTATTGAAGATAATGGAGGTAAGGTAGGAAGTTCTATTTCTGCTAAAACCGATTTTGTTGTTGCCGGTGAAAACATGGGACCAGCTAAATTAGAAAAAGCAAATAAATTAAATATACCTATAATTTCAGAAGATGATTTTATAACAAAATTAAATGAAAGCTAA
- a CDS encoding PorP/SprF family type IX secretion system membrane protein: MKLSVKFIETYLLIFCGFASFLANAQQDPQYTQYMYNTMVINPAYAGSTGNLEAVLLHRSQWVGIDGAPQTQSLSVQSPLRNEKIGLGFSVVNDKLGPSNELYLDGNFSYSLALGYEKRLAFGLRAGMRMLNIDWTKGRYYDANDALLNSNINNVVKPSIGAGVYYYTDRWYVGASVPSFIRSDYYNDIQEAVNYDQMHYFFMGGYVFDLNRSLKFKPAVLAKVVSGMPISVDLSANFMLQEKVVLGASYRFDDSVSALAGFQISTSLYIGYSYDYTVTKLNKYNDGSHEFILRYQFHKDPRKIKSPRFF, from the coding sequence ATGAAACTAAGTGTAAAATTTATAGAGACCTATCTTTTGATATTTTGCGGTTTTGCTTCCTTCCTAGCAAATGCACAGCAAGATCCGCAATATACGCAGTATATGTATAACACAATGGTAATCAATCCTGCTTATGCTGGTTCTACAGGTAATCTAGAAGCGGTATTGTTGCATCGATCGCAATGGGTAGGAATAGATGGTGCACCACAAACACAATCCCTATCTGTACAATCGCCCTTGAGAAATGAAAAAATAGGATTAGGCTTTAGTGTAGTAAATGATAAGCTAGGGCCATCAAACGAGTTATATTTAGATGGTAATTTTTCTTATTCATTGGCTTTAGGCTATGAAAAAAGGTTAGCATTTGGATTAAGAGCAGGAATGCGAATGCTGAATATAGATTGGACTAAAGGGCGATACTATGATGCTAATGATGCTTTATTAAATAGCAATATTAATAATGTTGTAAAACCATCTATAGGAGCAGGGGTATATTATTACACAGACAGATGGTATGTAGGAGCATCGGTTCCTAGTTTCATAAGAAGTGATTATTACAATGACATACAAGAAGCCGTTAATTATGACCAGATGCATTATTTTTTTATGGGAGGTTACGTATTTGACTTGAATAGAAGTTTGAAGTTCAAACCTGCTGTATTAGCTAAAGTAGTCAGTGGAATGCCAATTTCGGTAGATCTTTCAGCCAATTTTATGCTTCAAGAAAAAGTGGTATTAGGAGCTTCTTATCGTTTTGATGATTCAGTTAGTGCGTTAGCTGGATTCCAAATATCAACAAGCCTTTATATTGGGTATTCGTATGATTATACAGTAACCAAATTGAATAAATACAATGATGGTTCACATGAATTCATATTGCGTTATCAATTTCATAAAGACCCAAGAAAAATTAAATCTCCAAGATTCTTTTAA